Proteins encoded together in one Anoxybacillus flavithermus window:
- the yfmH gene encoding EF-P 5-aminopentanol modification-associated protein YfmH yields MKIIRYDQLQEQLFYERLNNGLDVYILPKKEFNKTYATFTTKYGSVDNYFTPYGKTSMKKVPDGIAHFLEHKLFEKEDGDVFQIFSKQGASANAFTSFTRTAYLFSSTTNVEKNLETLLDFVQEPYFTEQTVEKEKGIIAQEIRMYDDNPDWRLYFGTIESMYHNHPVKIDIAGTVESISHITKDLLYECYATFYHPSNMLLFVTGPVDPLTILEQIRTNQAKKTFRSPTDIERFHYEEPSHVAREKHVIEMNVQTSKCLVGIKAKNVYTKGKEKLKHECAMGLLLDHLFGKSSSHYERLYQQGLIDETFMVDYTEESDFGFGLVGGDTSQPDQLAEEIQRILVQFSDIGDEQVERMKRKKIGSFLRSLNSLEYIANQFTRYAFDQMSLFDVVEALQSLTSDDIKTVARECFVPEQFTVCQVVPKR; encoded by the coding sequence ATGAAGATTATTCGCTACGATCAGTTGCAAGAACAATTATTTTATGAGCGATTAAACAACGGATTAGACGTTTACATTTTACCGAAAAAAGAATTCAATAAAACATATGCAACGTTTACGACAAAATACGGTTCGGTGGATAACTATTTTACTCCATATGGAAAAACGAGTATGAAAAAAGTGCCGGATGGCATCGCTCATTTTTTAGAGCATAAATTGTTCGAAAAAGAAGATGGCGATGTATTTCAAATATTTAGTAAGCAAGGGGCATCAGCGAACGCTTTTACATCTTTCACACGCACCGCCTATTTATTTTCGAGTACGACAAATGTAGAAAAAAACTTAGAAACTTTACTTGATTTTGTTCAAGAACCATACTTTACAGAGCAAACAGTCGAAAAGGAAAAAGGGATTATCGCTCAAGAAATTCGTATGTATGACGATAACCCGGATTGGCGTCTATATTTCGGAACAATTGAAAGCATGTATCACAATCATCCTGTAAAAATTGATATTGCAGGAACAGTGGAGTCGATTTCACATATTACGAAAGACTTATTGTATGAATGCTATGCAACGTTTTATCACCCGAGTAATATGTTGTTGTTTGTTACCGGTCCAGTTGATCCATTGACTATACTCGAACAAATTCGCACAAATCAAGCAAAAAAAACGTTCCGTTCACCAACAGACATTGAGCGATTTCACTATGAAGAACCATCCCATGTCGCCCGTGAAAAACATGTCATTGAAATGAATGTACAGACATCTAAATGTCTCGTTGGTATAAAGGCAAAAAATGTATATACAAAAGGAAAAGAAAAATTGAAACATGAATGCGCGATGGGATTATTGCTTGATCATTTGTTTGGAAAAAGTTCATCGCACTATGAGCGGCTATATCAACAAGGATTAATTGATGAAACATTTATGGTTGATTATACAGAAGAAAGTGATTTTGGGTTCGGTTTAGTTGGCGGTGATACATCGCAACCTGATCAATTAGCAGAAGAAATTCAACGTATTCTTGTGCAGTTTTCCGATATTGGTGATGAACAAGTGGAGCGGATGAAAAGAAAAAAAATTGGCTCGTTTTTACGATCGTTGAATTCGCTTGAGTATATTGCGAATCAATTTACTCGTTACGCATTCGACCAAATGAGTTTATTCGATGTTGTAGAGGCGTTACAATCATTGACATCGGATGATATAAAAACGGTAGCCCGTGAATGTTTTGTACCCGAACAGTTTACGGTATGCCAAGTTGTTCCGAAAAGGTGA
- the pgsA gene encoding CDP-diacylglycerol--glycerol-3-phosphate 3-phosphatidyltransferase, producing MNIPNQITIARMLLIPFFLIFLLAPIDLGMIQIGTEQLPMTHAVAALIFIIASTTDWIDGYYARKYGLVTNLGKFLDPLADKLLVSAALIALVQLDLAPAWMVIVIISREFAVTGLRLVLAGEGEVVAANMLGKIKTWTQIVAIAALLLHNLPFSLLSFPFADISLWIALIFTIWSGWDYFVKNKHAFRHSK from the coding sequence GTGAATATACCGAATCAAATTACAATTGCCCGAATGCTACTTATTCCTTTTTTCCTAATTTTCCTCTTGGCACCGATTGACTTAGGTATGATTCAAATCGGAACAGAGCAATTGCCGATGACACACGCTGTTGCCGCGCTTATTTTTATTATTGCATCAACAACAGACTGGATTGATGGATACTATGCACGAAAATATGGGTTAGTAACGAATTTAGGAAAATTTCTTGACCCACTTGCAGATAAATTGCTTGTATCGGCTGCGCTCATTGCGCTCGTTCAATTGGATTTGGCGCCAGCGTGGATGGTCATTGTTATTATTAGTCGTGAATTTGCGGTAACCGGATTGAGGCTTGTGTTGGCTGGAGAGGGGGAAGTGGTGGCAGCGAACATGCTTGGAAAAATTAAAACGTGGACGCAAATTGTAGCGATCGCCGCCCTTCTTTTGCACAATCTTCCTTTCTCCCTGCTGTCGTTTCCGTTTGCGGACATTTCTTTATGGATTGCACTCATTTTCACAATCTGGTCAGGATGGGATTACTTTGTTAAAAATAAACACGCATTTCGTCATTCGAAGTAA
- a CDS encoding helix-turn-helix domain-containing protein: MFPLTELGKRLKEAREQSNMSLDDLQEITKIQKRYLIAIEQGNYVIMPGKFYVRAFIRQYAEAVGLDPEELFEQYANEIPNAQQEELPGELSRVKSRQLSEQGEKVLNILPKILIGMLAVGVAVVLWFFFQNRTMDEQPQEQVINEETEFEQSEQANEQQPEKQNEQQSEKQNEQQLEKEQEQPSTAMIKVVDTNGRKSTLEVTGEQLIIDIATKGDAWIEVKNGKGKAFTRKMMYANQAETFDLTNETEVLLVIGQTLNTEVKINGQTLEYPVNPSDHVRQDITIVYKKQ, from the coding sequence GTGTTTCCGTTGACAGAGTTAGGGAAGCGTTTAAAAGAAGCGAGAGAACAGAGCAATATGAGCTTAGATGATTTACAAGAAATCACTAAAATTCAGAAGCGATACTTGATCGCAATTGAACAAGGAAATTATGTGATTATGCCCGGGAAGTTTTATGTTCGCGCGTTTATTCGTCAGTATGCTGAAGCGGTCGGCCTTGATCCCGAAGAGCTGTTTGAACAATACGCAAACGAAATTCCAAATGCTCAGCAAGAAGAACTTCCTGGCGAATTATCGCGTGTTAAATCGCGACAATTATCAGAACAAGGTGAAAAAGTACTGAATATCCTCCCCAAAATTTTAATCGGTATGTTAGCTGTTGGAGTAGCGGTTGTTCTATGGTTTTTCTTTCAAAACCGAACGATGGATGAACAACCGCAAGAGCAGGTGATAAATGAGGAGACAGAATTTGAGCAATCTGAGCAGGCGAACGAACAACAGCCTGAAAAACAAAATGAACAACAATCTGAAAAACAGAACGAACAACAACTAGAAAAAGAGCAAGAGCAACCATCGACAGCAATGATTAAGGTAGTAGACACGAATGGTCGAAAATCGACACTTGAAGTCACGGGGGAACAGTTGATCATTGACATTGCAACAAAGGGTGATGCGTGGATTGAAGTGAAAAATGGGAAAGGCAAAGCATTCACACGAAAAATGATGTATGCTAATCAAGCTGAAACGTTCGATTTGACGAACGAAACAGAAGTGTTGTTAGTCATCGGACAAACATTAAATACAGAAGTGAAAATAAACGGACAAACACTTGAATACCCTGTTAATCCAAGTGATCACGTTCGTCAAGATATTACGATTGTTTATAAAAAACAATGA
- a CDS encoding DUF3388 domain-containing protein, protein MEKKEWYLEYEIHINRPGLLGDIASLLGMLSINIITINGVDDSRRGMLLLCKSHEQIERLQSILATMEDITVTKLREPKLRDRLAVRHGRYIQRDADDKKTFRFVRDELGLLVDFMAELFKQEGHKLIGIRGMPRVGKTESIVAASVCANKRWLFVSSTLIKQTVRSQLIEDEYNENNVFIVDGIVSTRRSNERHWQLIRELMRLPATKVIEHPDIFVRHTEYKLDDFDYIIELRHDADEEITYDLVDQSSFFGNDGFSNIDF, encoded by the coding sequence ATGGAAAAGAAAGAATGGTATTTAGAATATGAAATACATATCAATCGTCCGGGATTGTTGGGGGATATTGCATCGCTACTTGGTATGTTGTCCATCAACATCATCACAATTAACGGAGTGGACGATTCACGTCGAGGGATGCTTTTGTTATGCAAAAGCCATGAGCAAATTGAACGGCTACAATCCATTTTGGCAACGATGGAAGATATCACGGTGACGAAGTTGCGCGAGCCGAAGCTACGCGACCGTCTCGCCGTTCGGCATGGGCGTTATATTCAGCGTGATGCCGACGATAAAAAAACGTTTCGGTTCGTTCGTGACGAATTAGGATTGCTTGTCGATTTTATGGCCGAGTTATTTAAACAAGAAGGTCACAAGTTAATTGGCATTCGTGGCATGCCGCGTGTTGGAAAAACGGAATCCATCGTAGCTGCGAGCGTATGTGCGAACAAGCGTTGGCTATTTGTCTCATCTACGTTAATTAAACAAACAGTTCGTAGCCAATTAATTGAAGATGAGTATAACGAAAATAATGTATTTATTGTTGATGGGATTGTATCAACACGTCGTTCAAACGAGCGGCATTGGCAACTGATTCGTGAGTTGATGCGATTACCAGCAACAAAAGTGATTGAACATCCCGATATTTTTGTAAGGCATACGGAATATAAACTTGATGATTTTGATTATATTATTGAATTGCGTCATGATGCAGATGAGGAAATTACGTACGATCTTGTTGACCAATCTTCTTTCTTCGGCAACGACGGTTTTTCAAATATCGACTTTTAA
- the ymfI gene encoding elongation factor P 5-aminopentanone reductase yields the protein MKYALVTGASGGIGREIARQLAKEGYGLYLHYYKNEQSVQSLMKQLSTDIYAIQADLSHPFGVDTLVSSLFHPIDVLVHNSGMSTYGLVTDMTDEQVERMVQLHVTSPFLLTKRLLPSMIQRRRGQIVVISSIWGLTGASCEVLYSMVKGAQNTFVKALAKEVAPSGIRVNAIAPGAIDTPMLQEFTAEELEALANEIPLGRIGKPEDVAKAVSFLISDDASYITGQILSVNGGWYC from the coding sequence ATGAAATATGCTTTAGTTACAGGAGCGAGTGGAGGAATTGGACGGGAAATTGCTCGACAACTCGCAAAAGAAGGATATGGATTATATTTGCATTACTACAAAAATGAACAATCTGTTCAATCTTTAATGAAGCAATTATCAACAGACATATATGCCATTCAGGCCGATTTATCTCATCCTTTTGGGGTCGATACGTTAGTGTCGTCTCTTTTTCATCCAATTGACGTGCTCGTTCATAATAGTGGAATGAGTACATATGGGCTGGTGACGGACATGACTGACGAACAAGTCGAGCGCATGGTACAGCTGCATGTGACAAGTCCGTTTTTATTGACGAAACGGTTGTTGCCCTCTATGATTCAGCGACGTCGCGGACAAATTGTTGTCATTTCATCGATCTGGGGACTCACAGGGGCGTCATGCGAAGTATTGTATTCGATGGTGAAGGGCGCGCAAAATACGTTCGTCAAAGCGTTAGCGAAAGAAGTTGCGCCAAGTGGCATACGAGTAAATGCCATTGCTCCAGGAGCCATTGATACACCGATGCTTCAGGAGTTTACTGCAGAGGAGTTAGAAGCGTTAGCGAACGAGATTCCACTCGGGAGAATCGGGAAACCAGAAGATGTAGCTAAAGCGGTATCGTTTTTAATTTCTGACGATGCATCGTATATTACAGGACAAATTTTATCCGTCAATGGCGGTTGGTATTGTTAA
- a CDS encoding DUF3243 domain-containing protein, whose amino-acid sequence MSVLDNFEQWKSFLADRLHQAEAQGMNQQVISDIAYQIGDYLAKQVDPKNPEERVLADLWHVANEQEQHAIANMMIKLVQNK is encoded by the coding sequence ATGTCTGTTCTTGATAATTTTGAGCAATGGAAAAGCTTTTTAGCTGATCGTCTTCATCAAGCGGAAGCGCAAGGGATGAACCAACAAGTCATTTCGGATATCGCTTATCAGATTGGCGACTACTTGGCAAAACAAGTCGATCCGAAAAACCCGGAAGAGCGTGTACTTGCTGATTTGTGGCACGTAGCAAATGAGCAAGAGCAACATGCAATAGCCAACATGATGATTAAACTTGTACAAAATAAGTAA